From Triticum aestivum cultivar Chinese Spring chromosome 4A, IWGSC CS RefSeq v2.1, whole genome shotgun sequence, a single genomic window includes:
- the LOC123083262 gene encoding uncharacterized protein isoform X1 has translation MAASSTCTRPPATVLHTDGSRRSTVDEFVACALETKPESPRHRHRLVLHRLGRRRSAADTTASAPPRPPRVFCEHCYAGVQEPDATVDDDPYYTGGAYYYVLPADDDQE, from the exons ATGGCCGCGTCGTCAACATgcacgcggccaccggccaccgtcCTCCACACCGACGGGTCCAGGAGGTCCACCGTGGACGAGTTCGTCGCCTGCGCCCTCGAGACCAAGCCGGAGAGCCCGCGGCACCGCCATCGCCTTGTTCTGCACCGCCTCGGCCGCCGTCGATCCGCGGCGGACACCACCGCTTCGGCGCCACCCCGTCCTCCCCGAGTCTTCTGTGAGCATTGCT atgctggagtccaggagccagacgccaccgtcgacgacgacccctactacactggaggtgcctactactacgtgctgcccgctgatgacgaccaggagtag
- the LOC123083262 gene encoding uncharacterized protein isoform X2, with translation MAASSTCTRPPATVLHTDGSRRSTVDEFVACALETKPESPRHRHRLVLHRLGRRRSAADTTASAPPRPPRVFYAGVQEPDATVDDDPYYTGGAYYYVLPADDDQE, from the exons ATGGCCGCGTCGTCAACATgcacgcggccaccggccaccgtcCTCCACACCGACGGGTCCAGGAGGTCCACCGTGGACGAGTTCGTCGCCTGCGCCCTCGAGACCAAGCCGGAGAGCCCGCGGCACCGCCATCGCCTTGTTCTGCACCGCCTCGGCCGCCGTCGATCCGCGGCGGACACCACCGCTTCGGCGCCACCCCGTCCTCCCCGAGTCTTCT atgctggagtccaggagccagacgccaccgtcgacgacgacccctactacactggaggtgcctactactacgtgctgcccgctgatgacgaccaggagtag